A genomic segment from Drosophila miranda strain MSH22 chromosome 3, D.miranda_PacBio2.1, whole genome shotgun sequence encodes:
- the LOC108158216 gene encoding uncharacterized protein LOC108158216 isoform X1 has protein sequence MFSRQQLMLICLGLGVLGCLSLPTEKSADIEEDVISIDNQPQKVIRVHPQDLPSKKDHTGANMNSALFQIQTLRPVTSTGNRKYVDSKQMRMRMRKRRPRPATDGEDSSQPIQALKQKELKAFPKQKTKQQKQLKFIPPQTDAEEYLNGDMDMDTLKDMASQLLPVQMTPGPYPVYYVVSKTNGRFGKFPIKAFGSPAEFSKYLVKSKAEPISRHQRFEGYVRR, from the exons ATGTTCAGCCGTCAACAGCTAATG CTCATCTGCCTGGGTCTGGGAGTCCTTGGCTGCCTCTCGCTGCCCACTGAGAAGTCTGCGGACATCGAGGAGGATGTGATCAGCATAGACAATCAGCCGCAAAAAGTGATACGTGTGCATCCGCAGGACCTGCCCTCGAAGAAGGATCACACCGGCGCCAATATGAACTCGGCCCTCTTCCAGATTCAGACCCTGCGACCGGTCACGAGCACCGGCAATCGGAAGTACGTGGACTCGAAGCAGATGCGGATGCGCATGAGGAAGCGTCGCCCCAGGCCGGCCACTGACGGTGAAGACTCGTCGCAGCCCATCCAAGCCTTGAAACAAAAAGAACTAAAAGCCTTTCCCAAGCAGAAAACGAAGCAACAGAAGCAACTAAAGTTCATCCCCCCCCAAACAGACGCTGAGGAGTATCTGAATggggacatggacatggacacgCTGAAGGACATGGCGAGCCAATTGCTGCCCGTGCAGATGACACCCGGCCCCTATCCCGTCTACTACGTGGTGTCCAAGACCAACGGCCGCTTCGGCAAATTCCCCATCAAGGCCTTCGGCTCCCCGGCGGAGTTCTCAAAGTATCTGGTCAAAAGCAAGGCGGAGCCCATCAGCCGACACCAGCGCTTCGAGGGCTATGTCCGGCGCTGA
- the LOC108158216 gene encoding uncharacterized protein LOC108158216 isoform X2, whose amino-acid sequence MFSRQQLMLICLGLGVLGCLSLPTEKSADIEEDVISIDNQPQKVIRVHPQDLPSKKDHTGANMNSALFQIQTLRPVTSTGNRKYVDSKQMRMRMRKRRPRPATDENEATEATKVHPPPNRR is encoded by the exons ATGTTCAGCCGTCAACAGCTAATG CTCATCTGCCTGGGTCTGGGAGTCCTTGGCTGCCTCTCGCTGCCCACTGAGAAGTCTGCGGACATCGAGGAGGATGTGATCAGCATAGACAATCAGCCGCAAAAAGTGATACGTGTGCATCCGCAGGACCTGCCCTCGAAGAAGGATCACACCGGCGCCAATATGAACTCGGCCCTCTTCCAGATTCAGACCCTGCGACCGGTCACGAGCACCGGCAATCGGAAGTACGTGGACTCGAAGCAGATGCGGATGCGCATGAGGAAGCGTCGCCCCAGGCCGGCCACTGACG AAAACGAAGCAACAGAAGCAACTAAAGTTCATCCCCCCCCAAACAGACGCTGA